In Edaphobacter dinghuensis, a genomic segment contains:
- a CDS encoding lmo0937 family membrane protein produces the protein MLWTITIILFILWIVGLVSSYTLGGWIHILLVLAIIVLIFNLLSGRRAL, from the coding sequence ATGCTTTGGACTATCACAATTATTCTCTTCATCCTCTGGATCGTAGGACTCGTCAGCAGCTACACGCTCGGCGGCTGGATTCATATCCTTCTGGTCCTCGCCATCATCGTTCTCATCTTCAACCTTTTATCCGGCAGACGGGCTCTTTAG
- a CDS encoding BON domain-containing protein, translating into MSVLKSMKITGVLGLSCVLLLAPAVRGMAQTPAAATAADNANDAQIQSNLTKALSNKRFKGITSTVQDGMVTLHGTVDVYSDKEDADKRAHRVKNVKSVQNLIEIGGPVVDDATLRNKLAEKLAYDRVGYGTTAFNALTIGVKNGVVSLGGTAYGPVDRDSAVSLVSNYPGVKDVVDNINVAPVSPMDDRVRLAEARAIYGAPQLNKYALDPAKPIRITVINGNVTLSGVVDSQSDKEIAGIRANGVPGVFKVVNNLQVAGAPAQSEK; encoded by the coding sequence ATGTCCGTGTTGAAGAGCATGAAGATTACAGGAGTCCTCGGGTTGTCGTGCGTGCTGCTGCTCGCTCCTGCGGTAAGAGGTATGGCGCAGACGCCAGCCGCTGCTACAGCAGCAGATAACGCAAACGATGCACAGATTCAGTCAAATCTGACGAAAGCACTGAGCAATAAGCGGTTCAAGGGAATAACCAGTACCGTGCAGGACGGCATGGTGACGTTGCACGGTACGGTCGACGTCTACAGCGATAAGGAGGACGCGGACAAGCGGGCTCACCGCGTCAAAAACGTGAAGAGCGTTCAGAACCTGATCGAGATAGGCGGCCCGGTCGTCGATGATGCAACCCTTCGTAACAAATTGGCGGAGAAGCTGGCCTACGACCGCGTGGGCTATGGCACCACGGCCTTCAATGCGCTCACCATTGGCGTAAAGAACGGCGTGGTCAGCCTTGGCGGCACGGCGTACGGCCCGGTCGATCGAGATTCGGCTGTCAGCCTGGTGTCGAATTATCCCGGCGTAAAGGACGTGGTCGACAACATCAACGTAGCACCGGTCTCGCCGATGGATGATCGTGTTCGACTGGCCGAGGCGCGCGCCATCTACGGTGCGCCACAGTTGAATAAGTACGCACTCGACCCGGCGAAGCCGATTCGGATCACCGTCATCAACGGAAATGTGACCTTGTCCGGTGTTGTGGATAGCCAGTCGGACAAGGAGATCGCCGGTATTCGCGCAAATGGCGTCCCTGGAGTCTTCAAGGTCGTCAATAACCTGCAAGTAGCCGGAGCCCCTGCCCAGAGCGAAAAATAG
- a CDS encoding translocation/assembly module TamB domain-containing protein — protein sequence MSDAEKKPLPDRIEEKLEKKLATVKRSLGGKVAHAIAWTVAGFSVLLLVFVGVFSWYSTTPDFNQRVNKAVVNVLEDATGGRVELKGISFKLWHLAIEADGLVVHGLEGPGEAPYLSADKIQVRVKIFSFFSHVAGTGIASHISLNFLRVDHPQVHLMIDKNGKTNQPVPKHPSTSKEPVMDTLLDLKAKQVELANGVFLLNDRATPFDLAARDVDAEVHYIAANDHYGATVDLKDLRTKLGKEPEADSTLHVEAEVGRNVAELKNLVLHTGKASNLKASASLQNFAHPAWQARVQGTLELNQIAVLSGVDGLKAGTVDLDLNGHSCNTSPVVAQKHPRFWQRFHPKSNAKTNTKVLPPDPDCVAGYLLVGSAKIHKAAYRDEYVRLHDIDGSSQLHITPTELLLTAMTGYLPGGGSATGDLRISNWLGEVPADASATSPTTKAAIATTNTTAKTIGAKAPITGKTTLPQVVSAHAYLSATINRIPLRTIMDITAPENYGDLGFDTAVSGPVKMEWGGPAKDIADTVVADGTLKFSPTGVHRRGALSDIPVTGQAKAHYSGTNETVQIQNVTIQTPQSNIDASGVLGVNEGDPLTALRVDMTVRDLGEYNQLLLTLGLEGNGKKGVAAIPVVLHGALQFNGTARGAVRDLDVKGHLEAQNIEAKIGTTDALIDSLVADAEYSPDSGILVASSIIKRGTAVLNVAGDLEPRKAVSHRGVTTYEWDEGMSINAKLQLADAQMTDLLQIAGQQQNIPVTGTVAADAHVLGTLKDLNGSGHLSLTKGVAYGEPYDSAIANLSVHGQDMEVTDLLLKTHGMQIAGNGGYDMESQHLHGHVEGKNLQLSKFDTVRQADPDVDATLSVLADANGTLKEPGLKADLKLADILVKGQPMGDAVANVHTQGQMMYLTATSTMVGAKLDATGQVQLSGDYQTQAKVTLTGLDIGKPLAMFGSSALKAQSAINGTITVNGPLKTPKELSGTAEFNPVDVKLQGIELKAAEPLKASLRDGTATLEQIHITGQDTNLQLSGTAQLFGSPDPKGGKLNVKGSGSVSMALLHTFRSDLITSGKVEFTVAAGGQVKNPALTGKVQFDDVNIAMDGIPNGLNKMNGTLVFNEDRLQVQSLTATTGGGQLKIGGYIRYRNGLFADLTATGDVVRVRLYGLSATATTKLRLQGSADSAQLTGTVLLTRFGIGPDIDLAAFSSTGGISAPPDPNALSNKIRLDVRITSSPQLDFQNSYAKLAGTVDLTIRGTVATPSVLGRIQITDGSATFAGTKYQLQRGDIYFTNPVRIDPIIDLDATAQVENYDITVGLHGTMTNLKPTYRSEPPLSEADVFALLALGRTQEEAQIYQEKQAQAGTDPTTSALLGGALNATVSNRVEKLFGVGSVKIDPAFVGTLGNSAARITVQQQLSKQITATFATNVNSSAQQLIQLQYDLNHNMSIVVTRDESGVFSIVYKLRQRYR from the coding sequence GTGAGCGACGCAGAGAAGAAGCCGCTGCCGGACAGGATCGAGGAAAAGCTTGAGAAGAAGCTTGCCACTGTGAAGCGTTCGCTCGGCGGAAAAGTAGCCCATGCCATCGCATGGACCGTTGCGGGTTTCAGCGTCCTGCTGCTCGTGTTTGTTGGAGTGTTCTCATGGTATTCGACGACGCCTGATTTCAATCAACGGGTGAACAAAGCAGTCGTGAATGTGCTGGAAGATGCGACCGGCGGTCGTGTCGAGCTGAAGGGGATCAGCTTCAAGCTGTGGCATCTTGCTATCGAAGCGGATGGCCTTGTCGTTCATGGGCTCGAAGGGCCGGGAGAAGCGCCGTATCTCTCTGCGGACAAGATACAGGTTAGAGTCAAAATCTTCAGCTTCTTTTCGCATGTGGCCGGAACCGGGATTGCATCGCACATCAGCCTGAACTTTCTGCGGGTCGATCATCCGCAGGTCCATCTGATGATTGACAAGAATGGGAAGACCAACCAACCGGTGCCGAAACATCCGAGCACAAGTAAAGAGCCGGTGATGGATACCCTTCTGGATTTGAAGGCAAAGCAGGTTGAGCTGGCGAACGGTGTCTTCCTGTTGAACGACCGCGCGACTCCGTTTGATCTCGCAGCTCGCGATGTGGATGCGGAGGTGCATTACATTGCGGCTAATGATCACTATGGCGCAACGGTCGATCTCAAGGATCTGCGGACGAAGCTGGGCAAAGAGCCAGAGGCGGACTCGACGCTGCATGTCGAGGCCGAGGTGGGCCGAAATGTGGCCGAGCTGAAGAACCTTGTTCTGCATACCGGGAAGGCATCAAACCTGAAGGCGAGTGCCAGCCTTCAGAACTTTGCTCATCCGGCCTGGCAGGCAAGAGTACAAGGAACTTTGGAGCTGAATCAGATTGCAGTGCTCAGCGGTGTGGATGGGCTGAAGGCCGGTACTGTAGACCTCGATTTAAATGGCCATAGCTGCAATACATCGCCGGTGGTCGCTCAGAAACACCCCAGGTTCTGGCAGCGGTTCCATCCCAAGTCGAATGCCAAGACCAACACTAAGGTTCTGCCGCCCGATCCCGATTGCGTTGCAGGGTATCTGCTGGTGGGTTCTGCGAAGATCCATAAGGCTGCTTATCGCGATGAGTATGTCCGCCTGCACGATATCGACGGTAGCTCGCAGCTGCACATTACGCCGACAGAGTTATTACTGACCGCGATGACCGGATATCTTCCTGGTGGCGGAAGCGCGACGGGAGATCTGCGCATCTCCAATTGGTTGGGGGAAGTTCCCGCGGATGCATCTGCCACGTCGCCGACGACGAAGGCTGCTATTGCTACTACAAATACGACTGCAAAGACGATTGGTGCGAAGGCTCCGATTACCGGAAAGACGACATTGCCACAAGTGGTCTCCGCCCATGCCTATCTGTCTGCAACGATCAACAGAATTCCGCTGCGAACGATCATGGACATTACGGCGCCCGAAAACTATGGTGATCTTGGCTTTGATACAGCAGTCAGCGGTCCCGTGAAGATGGAATGGGGAGGCCCGGCGAAGGATATCGCCGACACCGTGGTTGCCGATGGCACCCTGAAGTTTTCGCCGACCGGCGTTCATCGCAGAGGAGCACTCTCCGATATTCCGGTGACCGGGCAGGCGAAGGCGCACTACTCAGGAACCAACGAGACGGTTCAGATCCAGAACGTGACCATACAGACGCCGCAATCAAACATTGATGCGAGTGGCGTGCTTGGCGTCAACGAAGGCGATCCGTTGACGGCATTGCGCGTCGATATGACCGTGCGCGATCTTGGCGAATATAACCAACTACTCCTGACGCTGGGACTGGAGGGCAATGGGAAGAAGGGCGTAGCTGCCATTCCTGTTGTCCTGCACGGCGCGTTGCAATTCAATGGAACAGCGCGCGGCGCGGTGCGCGATCTTGATGTGAAGGGCCATCTGGAGGCTCAGAACATTGAGGCAAAGATCGGCACAACCGACGCGCTAATCGATTCGCTGGTAGCTGACGCCGAGTATTCGCCGGACTCGGGGATACTGGTGGCAAGCTCCATTATCAAGCGCGGCACTGCGGTGTTGAATGTGGCGGGCGATCTGGAGCCGAGGAAGGCAGTCTCCCATCGCGGGGTTACCACGTACGAGTGGGACGAGGGCATGTCGATCAACGCAAAGCTGCAATTGGCCGATGCTCAGATGACAGACCTTCTTCAGATCGCAGGACAGCAGCAAAATATCCCGGTTACAGGAACCGTTGCTGCAGACGCGCATGTATTGGGGACATTGAAAGACCTAAATGGCAGCGGACACCTCTCCTTAACGAAGGGTGTCGCCTATGGAGAGCCATACGACTCCGCGATCGCTAATCTGTCCGTCCACGGACAGGACATGGAAGTGACTGACCTGCTGTTGAAGACTCATGGCATGCAGATCGCTGGTAACGGCGGCTATGACATGGAATCGCAACATCTGCACGGTCATGTCGAAGGGAAGAATCTTCAGCTATCGAAGTTCGACACCGTGCGCCAGGCTGATCCCGATGTTGACGCGACCCTGAGCGTCCTCGCCGATGCGAACGGTACGTTGAAGGAGCCGGGGCTGAAGGCAGATTTGAAGCTTGCTGACATCCTTGTCAAAGGTCAACCGATGGGCGATGCAGTCGCCAATGTCCATACGCAGGGCCAGATGATGTACCTTACGGCTACCTCAACGATGGTGGGTGCGAAGCTGGATGCTACCGGCCAGGTGCAACTGTCTGGCGACTATCAGACTCAGGCAAAGGTGACGCTTACTGGTCTCGATATCGGCAAGCCGTTAGCGATGTTCGGCTCCAGTGCCTTGAAGGCGCAGTCGGCCATCAACGGCACTATTACAGTGAATGGGCCGCTCAAAACTCCGAAAGAGCTTAGCGGGACGGCTGAGTTCAATCCGGTTGACGTGAAGCTGCAGGGAATTGAACTGAAGGCAGCGGAGCCTTTGAAGGCCAGCCTGCGCGATGGCACGGCAACGCTCGAACAGATTCATATCACCGGGCAGGATACGAATCTACAGCTCAGCGGAACGGCCCAGCTCTTTGGCTCGCCCGATCCCAAAGGCGGCAAGCTGAACGTGAAGGGCAGCGGAAGCGTCAGCATGGCTCTGCTGCATACCTTCCGCTCTGATCTGATCACCAGCGGCAAGGTCGAGTTCACCGTTGCCGCCGGCGGACAGGTGAAGAATCCTGCTCTCACCGGCAAGGTGCAGTTCGACGACGTAAACATAGCGATGGATGGGATTCCGAACGGCCTCAACAAGATGAACGGTACGCTCGTCTTCAACGAAGACCGGCTGCAGGTTCAGAGCCTGACGGCAACTACCGGTGGCGGTCAGTTGAAGATTGGTGGCTACATCCGTTATCGTAACGGCCTCTTCGCCGATCTCACTGCTACCGGCGATGTCGTTCGGGTGCGCTTATACGGTCTCAGCGCAACTGCGACCACGAAGCTTAGGCTGCAGGGATCGGCAGATAGCGCACAACTCACTGGAACGGTGCTGCTCACTCGTTTCGGTATCGGCCCGGATATCGATCTGGCGGCCTTCTCTTCGACCGGAGGAATCAGCGCGCCTCCCGATCCCAACGCACTTTCCAACAAAATTCGCCTCGATGTTCGAATCACCAGCTCGCCTCAGCTCGATTTTCAGAACTCGTATGCCAAGCTCGCCGGAACGGTAGACCTGACGATTCGCGGAACTGTGGCGACTCCGTCCGTCCTGGGACGCATCCAGATCACCGATGGCAGCGCAACCTTTGCCGGCACGAAGTACCAACTGCAGCGCGGCGATATCTATTTCACCAATCCGGTACGCATCGATCCCATCATCGATCTCGACGCCACGGCGCAGGTAGAAAACTACGACATTACCGTCGGCCTGCACGGAACTATGACCAACCTGAAGCCCACCTACAGGTCAGAGCCTCCATTGAGCGAGGCCGATGTCTTTGCGCTGCTGGCTCTGGGACGCACGCAGGAAGAGGCTCAGATCTACCAGGAGAAACAGGCACAGGCCGGTACCGATCCCACAACCAGCGCGTTGCTGGGCGGTGCGCTGAATGCGACTGTCAGCAATCGCGTGGAGAAGCTCTTCGGTGTCGGCAGCGTCAAGATCGATCCCGCTTTCGTGGGAACGCTGGGAAACTCGGCGGCGCGAATCACCGTTCAACAGCAACTCTCCAAGCAGATCACGGCGACCTTTGCCACCAACGTCAACAGTTCAGCGCAGCAATTGATTCAATTGCAATACGATCTCAATCACAATATGTCGATTGTGGTGACCCGCGATGAGTCGGGCGTCTTCAGTATTGTGTATAAGCTGCGGCAAAGATATCGTTAG
- a CDS encoding UbiA-like polyprenyltransferase, which yields MTSLWKSTAVTLEMIKWEHSIFALPFALTGAVLAADGWPPLRVLGWIVVCMVAARSAAMAFNRLVDARLDAANPRTSMRAIPAGALSSNFVGGFVVISVVVFAVGAAMLNKLTLELAPLALIVVLAYSYMKRITRWSHLVLGLALGIAPSAAWIAVRGSLDLRIVVLTAAVLLWVGGFDVLYACQDFEHDRKVGLNSVPQSFGVGAAFWIARIMHLGMLMLLCWLIVLFGLGKVAVFGVALVALLLLYEHLIISPKDMRRMNAAFFTLNGVISVVFFGFVAADVLLRR from the coding sequence ATGACCTCATTGTGGAAGAGTACGGCGGTAACGCTGGAGATGATCAAGTGGGAGCACTCGATCTTTGCCTTGCCGTTTGCGCTTACGGGCGCAGTATTAGCAGCGGATGGTTGGCCTCCGCTGCGTGTTCTGGGTTGGATCGTGGTTTGCATGGTAGCGGCGCGCTCGGCTGCGATGGCGTTCAACCGGCTGGTCGACGCGCGGCTCGATGCAGCAAATCCGCGAACCTCTATGCGCGCCATTCCCGCTGGAGCGTTAAGCAGTAACTTTGTAGGCGGCTTTGTTGTGATATCTGTCGTCGTCTTCGCGGTGGGCGCGGCGATGCTGAACAAGCTCACTCTCGAACTTGCCCCGCTGGCGTTGATCGTGGTGTTGGCGTACAGCTACATGAAGCGCATTACGCGCTGGTCTCATCTCGTCTTGGGACTGGCCCTGGGAATCGCTCCTTCGGCGGCGTGGATCGCGGTGCGTGGCTCGCTCGATCTCCGCATCGTTGTGCTTACTGCCGCAGTGCTGCTTTGGGTGGGCGGCTTCGATGTGCTCTATGCCTGTCAGGACTTTGAGCACGACCGCAAAGTCGGCCTGAACAGTGTTCCTCAGTCCTTTGGCGTCGGCGCGGCCTTCTGGATTGCGCGCATCATGCACCTCGGCATGCTCATGCTGCTGTGCTGGCTGATTGTGCTCTTCGGTTTGGGCAAGGTTGCTGTGTTTGGCGTGGCGCTGGTAGCGCTGCTGCTGCTCTATGAGCACCTGATCATCTCGCCGAAAGACATGCGCCGCATGAATGCAGCCTTCTTTACTCTGAACGGAGTGATCTCTGTTGTGTTTTTCGGCTTTGTGGCTGCGGATGTTTTGCTGCGACGATAA
- a CDS encoding POTRA domain-containing protein, with the protein MCATATQCFAALMLICGLALAQDVPPPNSAASVTDGAQTPSVVVNPLAVPQASRAETPEQAQQRINSSLADIGPGLTTTVWQWKGLQVSKIEFEGVTFDATDKLPGQLAQKAGEPFDPQKVRQSVRRLFASGRYRDVEVRGVRHGNEVTLIFAGSPRYYVGRVTIAGVKNERLSSLLEYATKLNPGTALTRSAVQDGTDGITETLEQQGYYQPKVSVKTVTDNAGEQVNVTYTVDVGPQARIGQVQLEGTDPGMTLEQFKKTGKLKTGKKVTRDTTSNALTKLRSRYQKKDHLEAVVTLQKQSYVPVRKQLDYNFHANQGPVVKIVVEGVKLAKSRLHLLVPIYEEGTIDNDLLNEGVYNIRDYLQQRGYFDSSVKVRVVGQNTPSERVVFSVDRGAKHKVIAVNIKGNKYFSTDLLRERMQVQKSNAYQRSGRYSPSLVTADVNSIEALYRANGFDQAKVTTDVQDVDDAANGKPLKSAQIRVTYTVVEGRQQKFGTIQLAGVDPSRMNELKGIMNSQQGQPFSLVTLSGDRDAVLGYYLSHGFDQARIEVKQDNTADPDKVNVTLNVTEGPQVFINHVLLSGIEKTKPKVVEKSIRVHPGDPLDQSALLQTQRNLYNMALFNEVVTAVQNPSGDAPTKNVLVQLTEAKRWNVTYGFGFEAQTGTPSRGMISEASCIQLGIPLDQCNNYSQEGKAGISPRVSIDVSRINLRGSEDSVTLHGSYGLLEEIATLTFQNPHLFGAKNISASVSGGYSNVQDITTFASSTLQGDFRITEKVKRADTFIYDFQYRRVKVDPNSLQVSADLIPLLSQPVRVGGPGITWFHDTRSPSPLDAVKGSYTTVQAFLASSKFGSQTDFYKLDGTNSSYYQFGKQKYVLARSTRIGYERASGENPNSGSPVCQGDLLTTNPSCDAVPLPERLYAGGASSHRGFGINAAGPRDLQTGFPVGGKAAFVNSLELRLPPPTLPYVGNSVSFVLFHDMGNVFQNASDMFPSFLRFHQPNNRTCSDVSSNVGTCSFNYFSHAVGVGARYKTPVGPVRVDFSYNLNPPVYPVIADFNNSPPHVGHAGHFNFFFSIGQSF; encoded by the coding sequence GTGTGCGCTACGGCGACTCAATGCTTTGCAGCATTGATGCTGATATGCGGCCTTGCCCTTGCACAGGACGTACCTCCGCCGAACTCGGCCGCTTCGGTCACTGATGGGGCGCAGACGCCCTCAGTGGTGGTAAATCCGTTGGCCGTGCCACAGGCCTCTCGAGCGGAGACTCCAGAGCAGGCGCAGCAGCGGATTAACTCCTCGCTCGCCGATATTGGCCCCGGACTTACGACGACAGTGTGGCAGTGGAAGGGCTTGCAGGTCAGCAAAATTGAATTTGAGGGCGTGACTTTTGATGCGACCGACAAACTGCCGGGCCAGCTTGCGCAGAAGGCGGGTGAACCGTTCGATCCGCAGAAGGTCCGCCAGAGCGTACGGAGATTATTTGCCAGCGGGCGATATCGTGACGTCGAGGTACGAGGTGTGCGGCACGGTAACGAGGTAACACTGATCTTTGCAGGGTCTCCGCGTTATTACGTTGGCCGGGTAACGATTGCAGGAGTCAAGAACGAGCGACTCTCCTCTTTGCTGGAGTACGCGACCAAGCTCAATCCGGGGACTGCGCTGACCAGGTCTGCGGTACAGGATGGAACCGATGGGATTACCGAGACGCTGGAGCAGCAAGGCTATTACCAGCCGAAAGTCTCCGTGAAGACTGTGACCGATAACGCCGGTGAGCAGGTGAACGTGACTTACACCGTGGACGTGGGGCCGCAGGCACGTATCGGGCAGGTCCAGTTGGAGGGCACAGATCCTGGGATGACTCTTGAGCAGTTCAAGAAGACAGGAAAACTGAAGACCGGGAAAAAAGTCACTCGCGATACGACCAGCAATGCACTGACCAAGCTACGATCTCGGTATCAGAAGAAGGACCATCTGGAAGCTGTAGTGACGCTACAGAAACAGAGCTACGTTCCGGTGCGCAAGCAGCTTGACTATAACTTTCACGCGAACCAGGGACCGGTGGTCAAGATCGTAGTGGAGGGAGTAAAACTCGCGAAGAGCCGCCTTCATCTGCTGGTTCCGATCTATGAAGAAGGAACCATCGACAATGACCTGCTGAACGAGGGGGTCTACAACATTCGTGACTATCTGCAGCAGCGTGGATACTTCGACTCAAGCGTAAAGGTTCGCGTGGTCGGGCAGAATACGCCGTCAGAGCGCGTTGTCTTTTCGGTTGATCGTGGGGCCAAGCACAAGGTGATCGCGGTCAATATCAAGGGCAACAAATATTTCTCCACCGATCTGCTGCGCGAAAGAATGCAGGTGCAGAAATCCAACGCCTATCAACGCAGCGGCAGGTACAGTCCTTCGCTGGTGACGGCAGATGTTAACTCCATTGAAGCTCTGTATCGTGCCAATGGATTCGATCAGGCGAAGGTGACGACTGATGTGCAGGACGTTGACGACGCGGCGAATGGCAAGCCTCTTAAGTCTGCACAGATTCGCGTGACTTATACGGTAGTGGAAGGAAGGCAGCAGAAATTCGGCACGATTCAGTTGGCGGGTGTCGATCCCAGCCGGATGAATGAATTAAAGGGGATCATGAACTCTCAGCAGGGCCAGCCCTTTTCGCTGGTCACGCTCTCTGGCGACCGCGACGCGGTGCTGGGATACTACCTGAGCCACGGGTTTGATCAAGCCAGGATCGAAGTCAAGCAGGACAATACTGCTGACCCTGACAAGGTAAATGTGACACTCAATGTCACCGAAGGCCCGCAGGTCTTTATCAACCATGTGCTGTTGTCGGGAATTGAAAAGACCAAGCCAAAGGTAGTTGAAAAAAGTATCCGGGTGCACCCCGGCGACCCGCTCGACCAGAGCGCGCTGCTGCAGACGCAGAGAAATCTATACAACATGGCACTCTTCAACGAGGTCGTGACGGCGGTGCAGAATCCCTCCGGAGATGCGCCGACCAAAAATGTGCTTGTACAGTTGACCGAAGCAAAGCGCTGGAACGTGACTTATGGATTTGGGTTTGAGGCGCAAACGGGAACGCCGAGCCGAGGCATGATCTCAGAGGCTTCGTGCATTCAGTTGGGAATACCTCTCGACCAGTGCAATAACTACTCGCAAGAAGGCAAAGCAGGAATCAGCCCGCGAGTTTCAATCGATGTATCGAGGATTAATCTTCGCGGATCGGAAGACTCGGTGACGCTGCATGGGTCTTATGGATTGCTGGAGGAGATTGCAACGCTGACATTTCAGAATCCGCATCTGTTTGGTGCAAAGAACATTTCTGCGAGCGTCTCGGGCGGATATTCCAATGTGCAGGACATTACAACGTTCGCTTCCTCGACCTTGCAGGGTGATTTTCGCATTACCGAGAAGGTAAAACGCGCCGACACGTTTATCTACGATTTTCAATACCGCAGGGTCAAGGTCGATCCGAATAGCCTGCAGGTTTCGGCTGACCTGATTCCATTGCTCTCGCAGCCTGTCCGCGTAGGCGGTCCTGGCATTACATGGTTTCATGACACGCGATCGCCTAGTCCGCTCGACGCCGTGAAGGGATCGTATACCACTGTCCAGGCGTTTCTCGCCTCGTCGAAGTTCGGTTCGCAGACCGACTTTTACAAGCTCGATGGAACGAATTCGAGCTACTACCAGTTTGGCAAGCAGAAGTATGTGCTGGCACGAAGCACGCGCATTGGCTATGAACGAGCATCAGGAGAGAACCCTAACTCCGGCAGCCCTGTATGCCAAGGCGATCTGTTGACGACGAATCCAAGTTGCGATGCGGTGCCATTACCGGAGCGTTTGTATGCTGGTGGAGCATCTTCGCATCGCGGTTTTGGAATCAATGCAGCCGGCCCGAGAGATTTGCAGACGGGCTTTCCGGTAGGCGGAAAAGCGGCGTTTGTAAACTCGCTGGAGCTGCGTCTTCCGCCGCCGACGTTGCCTTATGTCGGCAACAGTGTCAGCTTTGTCTTGTTTCACGACATGGGCAACGTATTTCAGAATGCCAGTGACATGTTCCCTAGCTTTCTGCGGTTTCACCAGCCGAATAATCGAACCTGCTCGGATGTGTCGTCGAATGTAGGCACGTGCAGCTTCAATTATTTTTCTCACGCAGTGGGTGTCGGTGCGCGTTATAAGACTCCTGTCGGGCCGGTTCGTGTCGACTTCAGCTACAACCTGAACCCCCCGGTCTATCCGGTGATAGCTGACTTCAATAACAGTCCTCCGCATGTCGGGCATGCGGGCCACTTCAACTTCTTTTTCAGTATTGGGCAAAGCTTCTAG
- a CDS encoding CsbD family protein, whose product MNKENVAGKFDQVAGKVKQKVGEAVGDQKLANSGAAQQVKGAAKEAWGNAKDTAAAAADKARAENHAEGADLKQRADDKAHDIREKITSTAQNVKDKINAKLDDVRHDLHHNDAR is encoded by the coding sequence ATGAACAAGGAAAATGTAGCAGGTAAATTTGACCAGGTTGCAGGCAAAGTAAAACAGAAAGTCGGAGAAGCTGTCGGCGACCAGAAGCTTGCCAACTCGGGCGCTGCACAACAGGTAAAAGGCGCAGCAAAAGAAGCCTGGGGCAATGCCAAGGACACAGCTGCCGCTGCCGCCGATAAAGCACGGGCCGAGAACCACGCAGAGGGCGCGGATCTGAAGCAGCGCGCCGACGACAAAGCCCACGATATTCGCGAAAAGATTACTTCCACTGCACAGAACGTCAAGGATAAGATCAATGCCAAGCTGGATGACGTGCGACATGACCTGCATCACAACGATGCACGTTAG
- a CDS encoding peptidylprolyl isomerase encodes MHSKKHNARMWWLEGAGALVVVAALVQSSYLCAQKAAVPSEASAATQPGAGQGVVLDRVVAIVNGDLILESDVDEEMRFEEIQPYRTTDENRSRESTVRRLIDRLLILQQAELEPETAISDKELDAQLMTLRKDIPECKQYHCETDAGWEKYINAHGFTLEEFRKRWRERMELLRFIEVRFRNGIQISDEDIKNYYEKTMLPEYAERHVTPPKLETISPRIEEVLLQQQVGNLLRDWLTSLRAQGRVRIMRPGEVAP; translated from the coding sequence ATGCATTCGAAAAAACACAATGCGAGGATGTGGTGGCTCGAAGGCGCCGGAGCGCTGGTTGTGGTGGCCGCGTTGGTGCAGAGCTCGTATCTGTGTGCCCAGAAAGCGGCAGTGCCGTCCGAGGCTTCTGCTGCGACTCAGCCCGGTGCAGGGCAGGGAGTCGTGCTGGACCGTGTTGTCGCAATCGTGAACGGCGATTTGATTCTTGAGAGCGATGTCGATGAAGAGATGCGGTTCGAGGAGATTCAACCTTATCGGACTACCGATGAGAACCGCTCGCGCGAATCCACCGTGAGGCGGCTTATCGATCGATTGCTGATTCTGCAACAAGCGGAGCTGGAGCCGGAGACTGCCATCTCGGACAAAGAGCTCGATGCTCAGCTCATGACCTTGCGCAAGGACATTCCGGAGTGCAAGCAATATCATTGCGAGACCGACGCGGGTTGGGAAAAATATATTAATGCCCACGGATTTACCCTCGAGGAGTTCCGCAAGCGTTGGCGAGAGCGCATGGAGCTGTTGCGGTTTATCGAGGTGCGATTTCGCAATGGCATTCAGATCTCGGATGAGGACATCAAGAACTACTACGAGAAGACGATGCTGCCGGAGTACGCAGAGCGTCACGTAACTCCTCCGAAACTCGAGACGATCTCTCCGCGAATTGAAGAGGTGTTGTTGCAGCAGCAGGTTGGTAACTTGTTGCGAGACTGGCTGACATCATTGCGGGCGCAGGGAAGGGTGCGCATCATGAGGCCCGGCGAGGTGGCTCCGTGA